The genomic DNA ACCGCTAGCAGTCTAACCTACTGCAACCAAGctgcctccctccttctctgctatttgtattgttttgctGTGCAGTAACAGGATATAAACAATATTATTTCCTTTATGTGTGATCAATCCCACCTCCTACCTCATGGCTCGACTTTGGAGAACATCACGCATTTCACAAAGTCAAAGTTCAGTCTCATTGAACTCTGCTGAAAGGAAAGAGGAGGCATCCTTTCATGACCGGATAGGAGTTCATCACCCCTTCTTTAATAATGAAGGGGTCTTGCAAAAGACTGTCGTTCACAAGCCTCCAACTTTATTGAAGTACTACATCACCCCTTTACAGACAAAATTCTGGTTTTGATGTAGGATCCATTTCCTAATATTTCCTTTTGGATAGCTTGTCTGATATTAATATACATTTGACCACTATACCAAACCTGAAGCATTTTTAGCATGTCAAAACTTGTGATTaattacaatattatattgacaCTGTAAGATTAGTTGTAAtgcaagttaaaaaataaaccaGATCAAATGTTGAAGAATCTCTTTCTTTGTTGGTAAAGTAACAAATTGTGACAAAGTAAAGCTATAAAAGCATGACATGTTAATTTCAACATGTTGAGAATAAGCAGAGAGCCTCCACCAGGTGTGCTTGTAGAGTTTCAGCAGAGGAAGTTGAAACAACAGTGAATAAACTTTAACTTacccttgttttttttttttaagtattagaaagttagaatgagccgttttcCACCAATACTCATTTAGGCATTGCACAACAGACCTTTAGCACAACAATCTTTTGTGTCATCACGGAAGGGTGTTGGGTGACAGGCCTGTAATTTTCACATCTATAAAATGCAGTAATTAATATCATTAGGTACACGTGTTTTGCTCTGAGAAAAGTATTGGACAAGTATAGGCTAGTgggattttttgttatttaaagtgGGGGTAAGCAGTATATGGTTCAGTATATGCCCCGTGCTGGATTCAAACCTGCggccctcttgctgtgaggcaacagtgctaaccaTATAGTAAcctctcagcatattgtaattcaagtgttctgagagaaaactagacttctgcacctcctcatggctctgttttcaggctttagaaagtctagccagtgacgggagacttacTTTTCCAAACAAATATTGATATATGTGATTGTTTGCGATTAAATCAGCATACATATTTTTCTGCCACCCCATAAAGTCTCCATGCCACCCTCTTGCCGCCCCATGAATATTTCTCTAGATCCACCACTGTCCCTATGTGTGTTATTTCTCAAAGTACTTGTGGGCTTGTGATATTCATTAATGCGTTTATAGATACCTTATAGCACCTTTTATCTGTTGAATATCACTATAACAAGAATATCCTTAGTGCTGGAATTTCAGTGTTTATATTCAGGGGATAGCCACCATAGCATGCATGCCACAATCTAGCATCCAATCCAATAGACCTGCCATATTTTGATATCatttattattgcattattattGTCTGCGAGTGAGTAAtaatttgtactttacttttttgTGCCCTGTACTATATCAAGTTCCTTTAAAAAGGGATAACTGCAGGTCAGTGGTAATAAACATTGGGTTTATAGTTTAAGTTACACATGTCattgtagtaataataataataataataataataataataataataataatcttataGAGCATTTTTCAAAACCCACTTTACAAAGGGCTTCACAAGGGctgcaaaataaaacagacatgtcataaaataaaacataatttaaaataataaaataaataaaacaaaatgaaatgaaataaaatgaaataaaataaaataaaataaataaataaataaataaataatcaggaAAGGCTCACTGACagattactttttttcctgtaCTATGACAATAATATTACTATAATATCCATTATATTTCCATATTATTCCCCTTATAGCATCTCTGCCATAAACGGGTTTATGTCGCCCTCTTGTGGTTGATACTTGTCATCTTCTTCCGGTCCGGCAGCCTTTCTGTCCCGACTTGCCATGAACCAAAGCGGAACCATTTGTCGCCGAGTCATGATTTGAAACGGAGCCTTTTAAAGCGTCGCACGCTGTCAAAACATAAAGCAACAGCAGTGTGGAGGAGAACATTATTGTTGTAAACTTTAAATATCCACACCCAGAAGAGGAGCAGTCAGGTAATGTGTTTACAGCCTCTGTAAATGAAgggaagtgtgtttgtgttgctgtcaTGGCAACATCTCTGCACAGTGAGGGTATTAGAGGAGATTAACTCCATGTTGGCTCTGATCACTCACAGTTTCACTACAACACGGTGGCGAggagctgatgttattcacgtTTTCTGTGTTTAGACTTGTGAAGATTTGTATCTTGTACTCAACAAATTCAGCTCAGtctttttatttgttgcatATTTACTAACATCTTTTGGACTAAATGTAATCAGACTAGCTAAATATCACAGTAAAACATGTGATGTGTATATGATGCTTTTGAAACATGATTGTTTTCCtctgctttttgtttgtgtagTCCTACTTTCAGTATTCGTACTGATTAATCAGATCCAGCCTGTAAACAAAAACATCCTTCCTGTTATGGATGGcctggtgatggaggaggaagatgactGCCCAGAGTTGGTGCCCATCGACACCCCGCCTGGTCCTCCTGCAGAGCAGATACCCGTCACCATCATCTCAGGCTACCTCGGTGAGAGACTGGAAGGGTTTGAGGTGGTGAAAGACCTTACAAACAGGATGAAAGCCAGCAGGATTGAGGTGTAAAGCATAGCAGAGACATGAGCAGCAACAGTCAAACAGGGATTTTATAATCGGATATAAAAATCCAACAACTCTCACCGACAGGTAGCAGGCAGGTGGACCACAAAAACAGTTCCACAGGTGGACCACAAAAACAGTTCCGCAGGTGGACCACAAAAACAGTTCCACAGGTGTCACAGATTCCAGTGGTTGCGGTAACACACCCAACCTAATCCCCTCTCTTTGACCCACCACACTGCTTTCCCACCtggcatatatacagtatacctgCGGTCTATACCAACAGTAAAGGGCACATAATGACTCccgcaatatatatatttacaatttACCCATAGCAATATTGCTTTATACAATATGCACATCACTATCGCCtaatacagataaaataaaaagcataaTAGACTGAAGAAATATCCAACAAACGCCAATTTAACAAACAAACCCCTCTACtcactcccctctctcttccctggCTACTTGGTTTAGCCCAACAAGCTAATTGAAATTAGCTGGAGTCCTGTGGCTGAATTTCCACAGGTGTGCGTTCCAGGAAAACACGCCCCTCCTGGAAGTAGACCTCACAGAGGGAGTGCTTAGCAGAGTtccccaaaataaaagcacaacataacaGCATGAACTTCATGTATTAGTCTGTTTTGTTGATCTTTACACAGTCAATGGGCAATGTGTGTCTTTTTCACCTTAGTTAGGGGGAGATTTATAAAGGAGATTATAGTCTCAGACACTTGTCTCATCACAACCAAAAAGCTGGACCAGTTCACCTAATGATCGATTTGCTTTATATTTCATCATCATTTCtatgtgtttgtttctttataGGTGCTGGGAAGACTACACTGCTGAACTACATCTTAACAGAGCAACACAGCAAGCGGATTGCTGTCATACTCAATGAATTTGGAGAGGGTAAACTAATAATGTCCTTCAGAGAAATCACAATTAGTAGTAGTCTCAACGGGTTTTGTTTGGGCCAAACAAAGATGCTCCAAACTATGTATTATAAACTTTTGTTTTGTGATCAAATTTTAAAGAGTAAGAAAGATTTGCATTggaaattattaacaaaaaaaatccaataattcagaacaaaacattaattgaaataaataggtaaaatgaaaataaaaaaatagaatgattactaataatgataataatcattatttaaaaaacaaacaactaatGGCGACTCCCACCCTCCAACCCCTCCTCTATGTAATACACTAAGGGATGTGTTATGATACATTTACGTTAAATTAATTCTTGTATTTTACTGAAAGGCTCCTGTCCAGGATAAGATCGTTTTCTCTTTAGCCCCATGCATCCTAGTGACTGAAAGTTCCATACCTACAGCATCAAGATAAATAGATATTATAACCACTGGGACTTTGTGAGCGTACGTGGAGGACTCCACCACAATGCCAGCATTTTTTTTGCGACTGTTCGGCCGGCTGGTAAGATATGTTTTTGATGTTGTGATAGATTTAGCAAGGACAAATCATTCAGGAGCAATACAAATAGGGGTGCATGGCACTCTTTTCCAAAAGAGAGATACAtccttacacaccaaaaacataTCATGTCTTTGTATTATAAATGCGATGCCAGGCTGATGATTGTTGTGTTAACTCCCTCAGCTTTCCACAAGAGAGCAGCATAGTAGCAACTTTGCCTGGAACTGAAAGAAGCTcatacatgtgtgttttttacgATGTATCCAGAGTTTTAAAGGCTGCAAACTCTTGTACAGCAACACCTGACGTGTTTGCATTGAACTTagtgattattttaattttgcatCCTTTCTTACAGTGTCATTACtttacatttatgttaaattagTAAGCATAGGCTGGTTTGGCCAGTTTTCTTAGCAATACGGCATCTTTGGTAATAATTTCTGTCTTTATCAACTAATCTTaaaccctcctcttcctccgcctGCAGGCAGCGCCCTTGAGAAGTCGCTGGCAGTGAGCCAGGCAGGAGAGCTGTATGAGGAGTGGCTGGAGCTGAGGAATGgctgcctctgctgctctgtcaAGTACGTAGAGTGACCCAAGAGTGAATCAAAGGTTCAACTTGTTGCTTTGTCTTTGTTTCAAATAAATTCCTACAGTTTTAAGTCTTAATCTAAAACCTCACTTTTTTACATACATGTATGAACTGCTGTGCTAATGATGTTGTAAGTACACAAGATTCATGGTTTATGGTTATTTTCTTGAGGTATAATAAATGTCTAGCGTCCAGTTCTTACAACACGTTCTTACTTCATATTACAGTTTGTACTATGTTACCGTAGGCATTATGTAAGTTGGTGTGTTTGTTGGCATTTTGTTCTGCGTTTGCCATTTTTAATCATTGGTGCCTGTTCCTTCATTTTTCAGGGACAACGGTCTTAAAGCCATCGAGAACCTGATGGAGAAGAAAGGAAAGTTTGACTACATCCTGCTGGAAACCACAGGACTCGCTGATCCAGGTACCACACGTTTAGCAAAGTTAAAACAGGAGCAGTTATATATAGTCAAATAAATCTGTATTTGACTGTTAAAGCTTCATTaggcaacacgtttttggcatcattgggaaaaaattccataataacctttcagcatattgtaattcaagtgttctgagagaaaactagacttctgcacctcctcatggctctgttttcaggctttaaaacatctagcccatggcgggagactttggccaatcacaggtcatttcagagagagcaaactttctcgttttatagctaaacagtacactacaagatgtttctgaaaacatttgaggtgaggaataggcattacagtaagtgtgtttaatattgacgtggatgggttaCATTGTAGTTCATGGAACGGTCTCATACCGATGTTAACGGGCGCCTTGTGAGCTGGTATCAAACActgatggccgtgacaaagcgttgagtatttgacgccctgggaatgagaacgggctggtaaGCCATGTTGGAGTGGAGTTGAATGTCCACTATAAATATTACTATTCTGgactctactgtatatataagtacattcatttttatttaaaagtcccatattataaaaaaaagtgagattttcatgttgttttttttataaagcaggcttaagtcctatataaatactgtgaaagtatcgaaacactcaatccacagggaaatacacacagcccgtattgagaaactctgcatttgaaacaagctgtcaggatttctgcccattcgtgatgtcacaaatatacaatatttagacccttgacacatttttaaacgtaaacattctaaatgtgtcccagtttattcctggttgcagtgtatgtgaatgtcatcagctgacaggaagtacacatggacccaagctgttgcccagcaacgcaattttgttgcaattccgtcaaaatgccctaaaacggagcgtttcagacagagagtaaatacaggcatattcaggctgacagtatgaggaaaagaaagtttttttttaacattacagcatgtaaacatgttctagtagaaacaaaaaatacaagtatgaacctgaatatGAGcgtgatatgggacctttaagactgtCTTTAGTTATAGTCTCTTGTGTCTTTTTTATGTTACTCAGAACGACTTACCGGCACAATATTTAGGGATAATTTATGGATCAAGCAATGCctttttctctttgtgtgtgtaatgaTGGTGCAGATTTCTTTCTGAAACTCACATCAGAAGTGAAACATTTTGTAACTCTGCAGAGCAGACTTGTGTTGCTGTGACAGGAGCATCCAAAGAGCCTATTTCCATCAGGGCAGCCAAAACCTAGCTGTCCGTTCAGCTCTCAACTTTGAATCAGGAAATCAATATTCGGCCATTTCAGGGCGAGCACTGTGACAGTTGGGGTGTGTCGCTAAGTGACAGGTGTCAGGAGGTAGCGGCGTGTGCAGACACACACCACTTGGCCTCACAGACAGAACCAACAGAGCACGCTCAGACCGGGCCGTCCTCACTCCTCTGCCACGTCATTGGCTGAGACAGGCTCGTTATCGACTAGGACAGGTCTGTCATTGGCCCCGGCGGTGCTGTCAATCATAACGGCTCCCGTGGGAGTCTCCTCTTGCATTCAGGAAGAGGTTGGATGAGTTATGTGAAACATGCCACTCAAAAACAGTGTTTTCATTACGCAGCCATCAAATATTTACAATGCTTTCGTATTCTCGCTTGGCAGTTTGACAAAAGTGCATTATGTGAACAAGCTGTGGCTGGCATGGTAACATAGGGTCTTATAATAACCGCCTTCACAGGAAAATGGAAACAAACCAAATGTACCAGCAGGAGATAAACAATTGAAAGCTTCTGATATTGGTTTTATCCGCTCCACAGAGCTCAGACAGACGTGCAGGGTTTCTGCACGTAATGCAATACGGACTTTAAACACAAAAACTTAAGATGTAGATGTCATTGAATAAAGTCAATAGatgattaaaatgattaaattatCATTAAATTAATCCTGTCACTTATCAAGTAAAAATGCAAAGAATTTgctgatttcagcttctcaaatgtggttattttttttgcttttctccattttatattattgtaaattgaatatgagTCGGGTTTTAAATAATTTGAAGATGTTCCCTTGCACTTGAAATTTTGTGATGGGCATGTttaactattttctgacattttatagactaaattaTCAGATTATAaattgatatattattatataattgaaTCAATAATGCAAATAACAATTGGTTGCATccctaaaataatttaaatactaTTTTAAACTTACAAGCAATATGGCATAGTTAGGTATTGCACTtgaactaaaaaaataaaacattgtatGAATTGTAGATTGGCTCTTTTAACAGATTTCCAACAGCTGTAAAACATTTTCCATCATCAATTTTATAAATTGAGTCAATCAAATCTGATATCTGACAGTGTATATTTAATTAACCACAGCAGTTCCTATGTAACATGCTAGGGGACTCGCATTTTTACGCTTAGTTTTCTCTATTATTTTGAAGGCTTTATGGAAAAATATAGTTTAATGGGTACATTTataggaaaaaaagacaaaaaaggaacaaaatagCCTCTATTTACTTGTGGGAAAATCTTTCTCTTCTTCggagagaagagatggagatggatggagagagatggatttgtatgtgtgtgtgcatttcagCCATTTACAATCTAACATACAGTTCATGACCTCTGACAGGAGCTGTGGCCTCCATGTTCTGGGTCGATGCAGAGCTCGGAAGTGACATCTATTTGGATGGTAAGATATTATTGATATATAAGATCTTTGTAATGACACTAGAGCTGCcccatatttgctccatttaacTAAAGAGGAACCGTTCATTTTAGTGCTGCCATTTAAAACATTATACTGATAAATGGAGGTGTCacatttttaaactttaaaagcCTTAAAATGCTTTACTATGAGAATGTTAAACAATTAACAGTAATAGGTCTTATGGGGTCAAAATGTCTACTACTCAAATGTTATTAGTCAGACAGCATTGGCCCAATTCTTTTAATAATAGTCCAGTTTTGAagagacatttttatgactcagtgacatattttcttgtttgtgtatctgttttactggtctgtgtgtgtctctcctcACACTAAATACTCAGCTGTCCGCTCTGTTGTGACAGGCCAGCAGACCAAAAGTGGACTTCAAGTTAACTCAGAGAAAGTGGTTCAGACAAACGGACAAAACTAAACACCAAAAGGCAATTCAGAAAAGCATGTGCACAAGTTGTGGCACAACATTTGATTCATTGATCATcttattgttttttactttgttcATCGAAGGCATCGTCACAGTCATCGACGCCAAGTATGGACTTCAGGTACGTGCTAAGAACATATTCAATAATCTTCTTATTTATAGAAAATTTCATGTTTGGTGCTGAAAcgaatcaacagaaaattaaacgACAACATGAAGACATTtatcagcttctcaaatgtctgtaaattgaatatatttggacTCTGAGCCAGACATTACAAGTATTTTAGAGTTGTCGCTTTGGACTGTGTTACATTGCAACGGGCATTTTTTGCAATTCTTTGACATTTCATAGGCTGTGtgattaatctattaatcaaaAACGTATTCAGTATTGAAAATAATCACTAGTTGGAGCCCTAATTATGTTTTTGCCAAGCGTTAAAGCATCAGCCACTGAGCAATAACTAAACACATTGTGCTTACTGTGACTTTAAATCCAAAAGAAGCTGTTAAACTTGTGAGATAATCTCCCCGGTGaatagcagcacacacacatcctgccCTCCCTGTGGTATATAAAAGGAACAGGACAAGTGACACCTAGATAATGGGCTCTAATTTGAAGGTGTCATACTCAGTGAGGTGACACATTTCATGGCCTATAGGAGCTGCTGCATTCTCATTGGAGAGAGACGAGATGAAGGAGATCATGAcagaaggaaggagaggagaactGATAGTGAAGGAGTAATTGATATCAGAGATGTGACCATTGTAATAGGATTGTCACATCCACTCTCCTGCCTTTCCCCTCACCTGTCCCATAACATATCCGTCTGTCTGAGGGGTTCCAAGGTAACTTGAGCTCTTGGCCTCACGCCCTCTGAAAGGCTTTTGTCTTATGGTACAGAGGTCGTTGAATAAAAGCAGCAACTGGCCATTctattaagttttttttaatacattttgtcaTTCATTCCTTCAGAAAAGAAGCGGTGGTGATTCATGCAGTACCGGATTAACCTTTTTTACCCGATGAACCCGGTACCGGTTTCGGCTgtgctgtgtgttaaaacacttgccttttaaaaacttcataaaatgctgtggtggtcttttttccGAATCATTTCTAAgagacgaggccttaacgctgCTAAAAAAGTTTTGTCTGAACAATTtttgtttggcaatgattttaatattttagttacaaaatcaacgcacgagaaatagtttttttactttataatattttttactgtttttaaattgaatgtacatacttgactttggcttcttttttgttatcttatttacattgttattgatcttatttcttattatctaagttttatttgatcatatttcattattataataacactACTCCATTTCGagacaaaattatacaatttagttgttttttactgatt from Sebastes fasciatus isolate fSebFas1 chromosome 6, fSebFas1.pri, whole genome shotgun sequence includes the following:
- the cbwd gene encoding zinc-regulated GTPase metalloprotein activator 1 isoform X2 encodes the protein MMLLKHDCFPLLFVCVVLLSVFVLINQIQPVNKNILPVMDGLVMEEEDDCPELVPIDTPPGPPAEQIPVTIISGYLGAGKTTLLNYILTEQHSKRIAVILNEFGEGSALEKSLAVSQAGELYEEWLELRNGCLCCSVKDNGLKAIENLMEKKGKFDYILLETTGLADPGAVASMFWVDAELGSDIYLDGIVTVIDAKYGLQELLHSHWRETR